Genomic window (Candidatus Methylomirabilota bacterium):
ACGTGCGCGAGACCAGCGTGCCGCCGAAGGAGCGGTTGGCGAGGTGGCCGCCGTACTCGCGGGCGAACGGCACGCCCTGGGCCACCGCGTGGTCGATGATGCGCGCGGACAGCTCGGCCAGGCGATAGACATTGGCCTCGCGCGAGCGGAAGTCGCCGCCCTCGAGCGTCTCGTGAAAGAGGCGCGCCACGCTGTCGCCGTCGTTCTGGTAGTTCTTGGCCGCATTGATCCCGCCCTGGGCGGCCACGCTGTGCGCGCGCCGGGGGGAGTCGTGGAAGACGAGGCAGCGCACACGATAGCCGAGCTCGGAGAGCGTGGCTGCCGCGGAGGCGCCGGCCAGCCCTGCCCCGATCACCAGCACGGTGTGGAAGCGCCGGCGCGTGGGCCCGACCAGCGCCAGCTCGTCGCGGCGCCGCTGCCACTGCGTGTCGAGCGGACCGCCGGGCACCCGCGGATCGAGCACGGACGCGGCCGCCACCGGCATCACCTGAGCCACCCCGCGAGCACGGCCAGCGGCACCGAGGCGAAGCCGAGCGCCACCGCCGCCGACAGGGCCGCCACCGCGGGGCGCCGGCGTCGCACGGCGCCGTCCGGCGAGACGCCCAGGCTTCGCATGGCCGCCCAGAGCCCGTGGAAGAGGTGGAGGCCCAGCAGCAGCGCGGCGCCGATGTAGACGCCCGCCATCAGCGGGGAGTGCAGACCGCGCACAACGTTGGCGTACACGTGACCGGGCAGGAAGCCGGGCAGCCGGACGCCGAACGTGAGATGGAGCACGTGGAAGATCACGAAGGCGAGCAGCAGCGCTCCGCCCACCCGCATGCTCCGCGCTGCCCACGTGGAGGCGCGGGGGCCGCGGGCCTGATGCCGCGGCCGCGCCGCGCGGTCGGCGCGCGTGAGCGAGACGACCCCGGCCACGTGCACCGCGGCGGCCACGACGAGGCCTATTCGAACCGCCCAGAGGGCGGCCGGCACCCTCCGGAGGCTCGCCGCGTAGCCGTCCGCCGCCTGCGGCCCGGAGAACACCGTGAGGTTGCCGGCCACGTGGAGGATCACCCAGAGGCAGAGGATCAGGCCGGAGGCGGCGACCAAAGCCTTCTTGCCCACCGTCGATCGCCACAGCGCGCGGAGCGGATGCCATGTCGTCATGACCTCCATGCTGCCGCCGGGCCTTTCATTAGTCGCATGCATTCGCTTCTCTCGACTATTTAGGTAAACTTATTAATAGCCATGCACGTCGAGACTCTGAAGACCTTCTGCGACCTGGTGGAGACGGGTAGCCTCTCGCGGGCGGCCCGGATGAACCTGGTCTCCCAGTCCGCGGTGA
Coding sequences:
- a CDS encoding succinate dehydrogenase translates to MTTWHPLRALWRSTVGKKALVAASGLILCLWVILHVAGNLTVFSGPQAADGYAASLRRVPAALWAVRIGLVVAAAVHVAGVVSLTRADRAARPRHQARGPRASTWAARSMRVGGALLLAFVIFHVLHLTFGVRLPGFLPGHVYANVVRGLHSPLMAGVYIGAALLLGLHLFHGLWAAMRSLGVSPDGAVRRRRPAVAALSAAVALGFASVPLAVLAGWLR